In Pseudomonas putida, a genomic segment contains:
- the pstS gene encoding phosphate ABC transporter substrate-binding protein PstS, with protein sequence MIRLMKSAALAVSVSLCASGAFAENVRLTGSGASFPAPIYLTWFKDFSKNTAGVTVDYQSKGSGAGVQDFLNKTVDFAASDSAMKDEEIAKVGEGVQLLPMTAGEIVLAYNLPGNPKGLKLPRDVYSNIFLGKITQWNDPQIVAANPDLKLPDTPITVVVRADSSGTTAVFTKHLSTINPAFKQALGEGNTVNWPATDKFIKSPKNDGVTATVRQTPGAIGYIEYGFAKLAKVDFAQLQNKAGQYVVPNAESGAEALAAVKMPENLVAWLPDPDGAKSYPITTYTWMIFRKDNGNPAKAKAMREMVEYSLTEGQKIADSMGYIPLPPSVVAEVRKAAQNIQ encoded by the coding sequence ATGATACGCCTGATGAAGTCTGCTGCACTCGCCGTCTCGGTCTCTCTCTGTGCCTCGGGCGCCTTTGCCGAGAACGTTCGCCTGACCGGCTCCGGCGCCAGCTTCCCAGCACCGATCTACCTCACCTGGTTCAAGGATTTCAGCAAGAATACCGCTGGCGTGACCGTCGACTACCAGTCCAAGGGCAGCGGCGCGGGTGTTCAGGACTTCCTGAACAAGACCGTCGATTTCGCCGCCAGTGACTCGGCCATGAAAGACGAAGAAATCGCCAAGGTCGGCGAAGGCGTGCAACTGCTGCCTATGACTGCCGGCGAGATCGTCCTGGCCTACAACCTTCCAGGTAACCCGAAAGGTCTGAAACTGCCACGTGATGTGTACTCCAACATCTTCCTGGGCAAGATCACCCAATGGAACGACCCGCAGATCGTCGCCGCCAACCCGGACCTGAAACTGCCTGACACCCCGATCACCGTGGTCGTGCGTGCCGACTCCAGCGGTACCACCGCAGTCTTCACCAAGCACCTGTCGACCATCAACCCGGCCTTCAAGCAAGCACTGGGCGAGGGCAACACCGTCAACTGGCCTGCCACCGACAAGTTCATCAAATCGCCGAAGAACGATGGCGTGACCGCCACCGTGCGCCAGACCCCAGGTGCCATCGGCTACATCGAATACGGCTTCGCCAAGCTGGCCAAGGTCGACTTCGCCCAGTTGCAGAACAAGGCTGGCCAGTACGTGGTGCCGAACGCCGAGAGCGGTGCCGAGGCCCTGGCTGCGGTGAAGATGCCGGAAAACCTGGTGGCCTGGCTGCCTGATCCGGATGGTGCCAAGTCCTACCCGATCACCACCTACACCTGGATGATCTTCCGCAAGGACAACGGCAACCCGGCCAAGGCCAAGGCCATGCGTGAAATGGTCGAGTACAGCCTGACCGAAGGTCAGAAGATCGCTGACTCGATGGGTTACATCCCGCTGCCGCCGTCGGTTGTCGCTGAAGTGCGCAAAGCCGCTCAGAACATCCAGTAA
- a CDS encoding potassium transporter Kup yields the protein MLVAAVGVVYGDIGTSPLYTLKEVFAGHYGVQANTAGVLGVLSLVVWSLLWVVSIKYVLFILRADNNGEGGIMALTALAHRAAAPHKRLGKVLVLLGLFGAALFYGDSMITPAVSVLSAVEGLQLAFDGIDHWVVPLAVVLLVALFLIQSHGTARIGRLFGPIMVLWFVVLGALGVHGIVQHPQVLQALSPVWAVKFFILHPGMGVAILGAVVLALTGAEALYADMGHFGRKPIARAWFLLVLPGLVLNYFGQGALILENPDAVRNPFYLLAPQWALLPMVALATLATIIASQAVISGAFSLTRQAIQLGYVPRMFIQHTSSEEQGQIYIGMVNWMLMLGVVLLVIGFESSGALAAAYGVAVTGTMLITTLLASAVVLLLWKAPRWLAVPLLLGFLLVDSLFFAANAPKIIQGGAFPVIAGVVLFVMMTTWKRGRRIIVERLDETALPLDLFITSLQAQPPHRVSGTAVFLSARPEAVPHALLHNLLHNQVLHEQVVLLTVVFADEPRVNAERRCEVEAFGEGFFRVSLHFGFMEEPDVPLALSRCPRADLDFGPMRTTYFLSRETVIASKRIGMARWREHLFAFLLKNANSNLKYFQLPLNRVIELGTQVEM from the coding sequence ATGCTCGTCGCCGCCGTCGGCGTGGTCTACGGTGACATCGGCACCAGCCCGCTCTACACCCTCAAGGAAGTGTTCGCCGGCCACTATGGCGTCCAGGCCAACACCGCGGGTGTGCTCGGCGTGCTGTCCCTGGTGGTGTGGTCGCTGCTGTGGGTGGTGTCGATCAAGTACGTGCTGTTCATCCTGCGTGCCGACAACAATGGCGAGGGCGGCATCATGGCGTTGACTGCACTCGCCCATCGCGCAGCTGCTCCTCACAAGCGCCTGGGCAAGGTGCTGGTGTTGCTCGGCCTGTTCGGTGCTGCGCTGTTCTATGGCGATAGCATGATCACCCCGGCGGTTTCGGTGCTGTCGGCGGTGGAGGGGTTGCAACTGGCGTTCGACGGTATCGACCATTGGGTCGTACCGCTGGCCGTGGTGCTGCTGGTGGCGCTGTTTCTCATCCAGAGTCACGGGACCGCACGCATCGGCAGGCTGTTCGGGCCGATCATGGTGCTCTGGTTCGTGGTGCTCGGCGCGCTGGGTGTCCATGGCATCGTCCAGCATCCGCAGGTGCTACAGGCGCTCAGCCCAGTGTGGGCGGTGAAGTTCTTCATCCTGCACCCAGGCATGGGCGTGGCGATTCTCGGCGCCGTGGTGCTGGCGCTGACCGGTGCCGAAGCGCTGTACGCCGACATGGGCCACTTCGGTCGCAAACCCATCGCCCGCGCCTGGTTCCTGCTGGTGCTGCCGGGGCTGGTGCTGAACTACTTCGGTCAGGGCGCATTGATCCTCGAAAACCCAGACGCCGTGCGCAACCCGTTCTACCTGCTGGCACCCCAATGGGCGCTGCTGCCCATGGTCGCGCTGGCAACACTGGCGACCATCATCGCCTCGCAGGCGGTGATTTCCGGCGCGTTCTCGCTCACCCGGCAAGCCATCCAGCTAGGCTATGTACCGCGAATGTTCATCCAGCACACCTCCAGCGAGGAGCAGGGGCAAATCTACATCGGCATGGTCAACTGGATGCTGATGCTGGGCGTGGTGCTCCTGGTGATCGGTTTCGAGTCGTCCGGCGCGCTGGCGGCGGCCTATGGCGTTGCCGTGACCGGCACCATGCTGATCACCACGCTGCTGGCCTCTGCGGTGGTATTGCTGCTGTGGAAGGCGCCGCGCTGGCTGGCAGTGCCGCTGCTGTTGGGTTTCTTGCTGGTGGACAGCCTGTTCTTCGCCGCCAACGCGCCGAAGATCATCCAGGGCGGGGCGTTTCCGGTGATCGCTGGAGTGGTGCTGTTCGTGATGATGACCACCTGGAAGCGCGGTCGGCGGATCATCGTCGAGCGCCTGGACGAAACCGCGTTGCCACTGGATCTGTTCATTACCAGTCTTCAGGCCCAGCCACCGCACCGGGTCAGCGGCACGGCCGTATTCCTGTCCGCCAGGCCCGAGGCAGTGCCCCATGCGCTGCTGCACAACCTGCTGCACAACCAGGTGTTGCATGAGCAGGTGGTGCTGTTGACCGTGGTGTTCGCCGACGAGCCTCGCGTCAACGCCGAGCGGCGTTGCGAGGTCGAGGCGTTTGGCGAGGGCTTCTTCCGTGTGAGCCTGCATTTCGGTTTCATGGAAGAGCCCGATGTGCCCCTGGCGCTTAGCCGCTGCCCGCGTGCCGATCTTGATTTCGGCCCCATGCGCACCACTTATTTCCTCAGCCGCGAAACCGTGATCGCAAGCAAGCGGATCGGCATGGCGCGTTGGCGCGAGCACCTGTTCGCGTTCCTGTTGAAGAACGCCAACAGCAATTTGAAGTATTTCCAGTTGCCGCTGAACCGGGTAATCGAGTTGGGGACGCAGGTGGAGATGTAA
- a CDS encoding SDR family oxidoreductase has translation MELGIKGRWAIVCAASQGLGKGCAEALGGEGVNLVINARTASTLEQTATQLRVRFAGIEVRTVAGDVADPAVRQALLAACPQVDILVNNAGGPPPGDFRDWGREEWIKALDTNMLTPIELIKAVVDGMAERGFGRVVNITSGAVKAPIDILGLSNGARSGLTGFIAGLARQQRLAGRNVTVNNLLPGAFDTARLQKTLQAASQASGDLQATTEARRQAIPAARFGNPEEFGAYCAFLCSAQGGFITGQNLLIDGGAYPGTF, from the coding sequence ATGGAACTAGGTATCAAGGGCCGCTGGGCCATCGTCTGCGCTGCCAGCCAAGGGCTGGGCAAGGGCTGCGCCGAGGCCTTGGGCGGGGAAGGGGTCAACCTGGTCATCAACGCCCGCACCGCCAGCACCTTGGAGCAGACGGCCACGCAACTGCGAGTCCGCTTTGCCGGCATCGAAGTGCGCACGGTCGCGGGGGACGTGGCCGATCCCGCTGTACGCCAGGCCCTGCTGGCGGCGTGTCCGCAGGTCGATATCCTGGTCAACAACGCCGGTGGCCCACCCCCAGGCGATTTCCGCGACTGGGGCCGGGAGGAGTGGATCAAGGCGCTCGACACCAACATGCTCACGCCCATCGAACTGATCAAGGCGGTGGTCGACGGCATGGCCGAGCGCGGCTTTGGCCGGGTGGTGAACATTACCTCGGGCGCAGTGAAGGCGCCGATCGATATCCTTGGGTTGTCCAACGGTGCCCGCAGCGGCCTGACCGGCTTCATCGCCGGGCTGGCCCGCCAACAGCGTCTGGCCGGGCGCAATGTGACGGTCAACAACCTGCTGCCGGGCGCCTTCGACACCGCCCGCCTGCAGAAGACGTTGCAGGCCGCGAGTCAGGCCAGTGGCGACCTGCAAGCGACGACCGAGGCTCGGCGCCAGGCGATTCCAGCCGCGCGTTTCGGCAACCCCGAGGAGTTCGGCGCGTACTGCGCGTTTCTCTGCAGTGCCCAGGGTGGGTTCATTACCGGGCAGAACCTGCTCATCGATGGCGGGGCCTACCCCGGCACGTTCTGA
- a CDS encoding DUF3077 domain-containing protein, with protein sequence MATTDPTHATTAGIETFDLFRLQPGIPFDHAFSQLSILLGCIRHLTTEAEMENDRKAGSAARILSEMAKALIDDMELGMNKTH encoded by the coding sequence ATGGCAACCACTGACCCCACCCACGCCACCACCGCCGGCATCGAAACCTTCGACCTGTTCCGCCTGCAACCCGGCATCCCCTTCGACCACGCCTTCAGCCAACTCTCGATCCTGCTCGGCTGCATCCGCCACCTCACCACCGAAGCCGAGATGGAAAACGACCGCAAGGCCGGCAGCGCCGCCCGCATCCTCAGCGAAATGGCCAAGGCGCTGATCGACGACATGGAGCTGGGTATGAACAAGACCCACTGA
- a CDS encoding TonB-dependent receptor: MPAVKSCRLMHIGFAMSLFLNVPTWADESARRSYQVPSGSLGAALTRFADQAGVSLSLDPALVSGRQSGGLSGSYRIDEGFLLLLQGSGLQLQPVGEGAFTLVPAAEGANALEIAPTSIVGGQPQDNDGQPYAGGQVARKGSQGLLGSRDFMDTPFSMTTYTSDVVKNQQARTLGDLIASDPSVRATNPAGGRFEQFTIRGFSLFNSDVSYNGLYGILPTYSIDMEMADRVDIIKGPSQLINGISPRGSVGGGINVVPKRAGDKPLTEFTGSFASGSQVGGAVDIGRRFGEGDQFGVRFNGVKQSGDTEWDHQSVDREMAVLGLDFRGERLRLSADVGHTERDTDAPQERVLVGANAKVPNADDVRRNYAQAWSKARTDDTFGALNAEYDISESLLAYGAVGARKSNHDFLRHNVSIINDAGDFTVQPRDFTRDENVRTAMAGLRKWFHTGPVSHELNLAASYFYMDFTNGGARYASAPSNLYDPVTTPTPGTPTRIDAQVYTENRFSGLALADTLGFFDDRLLLTLGARWQRVQVDDWSDGVKGDTAYDEEKLSPSGGVLLKVTDQLSLYANYMEGLSQGKIAPSTSINEDQIFPPFTSRQVEVGAKYDLGRVAFTASAFRIRQPAYETNPGTRVFGPNGKRDNRGIELSVFGEPLGGVRVLGGVMYIDSELTDTVGGAYDGNRAPATPEYNVNLGAEWDVPGVNGLTLTARGIHSSSQYLDQDNSKQIDGWERFDLGARYAFKVDATEVTLRASVENVLDERYWASAGASDDSEPGLTLSTPRTYLLSATLGF; this comes from the coding sequence ATGCCCGCAGTAAAGTCTTGCCGCCTGATGCACATCGGGTTTGCCATGAGCCTGTTCCTGAATGTACCCACCTGGGCCGACGAAAGCGCCCGACGCAGCTACCAAGTACCCTCCGGCAGCTTGGGCGCGGCCTTGACCCGGTTCGCCGACCAGGCCGGCGTCAGCCTGTCGCTCGACCCGGCGCTGGTGAGTGGCCGGCAGAGCGGCGGGTTGTCGGGCAGTTACCGCATCGATGAAGGCTTCCTGCTGTTGCTCCAGGGCAGCGGCTTGCAGCTGCAGCCGGTCGGCGAGGGGGCGTTCACGCTGGTGCCTGCTGCCGAGGGCGCCAATGCCCTGGAGATCGCGCCCACCAGCATCGTCGGCGGCCAGCCGCAGGACAACGATGGCCAGCCGTACGCCGGCGGCCAGGTCGCCCGCAAGGGCTCGCAGGGGCTGCTGGGGTCGCGGGACTTCATGGACACCCCGTTCAGCATGACCACCTACACCAGCGACGTGGTCAAGAACCAGCAGGCCCGCACCCTGGGCGACCTGATCGCCAGCGACCCCTCGGTACGCGCCACCAATCCCGCCGGTGGCCGCTTCGAGCAATTCACCATCCGCGGCTTCAGCCTGTTCAACAGCGATGTGTCATACAACGGCTTGTACGGCATCTTGCCGACCTATTCCATCGACATGGAAATGGCCGACCGAGTCGACATCATCAAGGGCCCCAGCCAGCTGATCAATGGCATCTCGCCACGCGGTAGCGTCGGGGGCGGCATCAACGTGGTGCCCAAGCGGGCGGGCGACAAACCGCTTACCGAGTTCACCGGCAGCTTTGCATCGGGGAGCCAGGTGGGAGGCGCGGTGGACATCGGCCGTCGTTTTGGCGAAGGCGACCAGTTCGGCGTGCGCTTCAACGGCGTCAAGCAATCGGGCGATACCGAATGGGACCACCAGAGCGTGGACCGCGAGATGGCGGTGCTGGGGCTCGATTTTCGTGGCGAGCGCCTGCGGCTTTCGGCTGATGTGGGGCATACCGAGCGCGACACCGATGCGCCGCAAGAGCGGGTGCTGGTTGGCGCCAATGCCAAGGTGCCGAACGCCGACGATGTGCGACGCAACTATGCCCAGGCCTGGAGCAAGGCGCGCACCGACGACACCTTCGGCGCGCTGAACGCCGAGTACGATATCAGCGAGTCGCTGCTGGCCTACGGCGCGGTCGGCGCACGCAAGAGCAACCATGACTTTCTGCGTCACAACGTGTCGATCATCAACGATGCCGGCGATTTCACGGTACAACCGCGTGATTTCACCCGGGACGAGAATGTCCGCACCGCCATGGCCGGGTTGCGCAAGTGGTTTCATACCGGGCCTGTCAGTCATGAGTTGAACCTTGCCGCCAGCTACTTCTACATGGACTTCACCAACGGCGGCGCGCGCTACGCGTCGGCGCCCAGCAACCTGTACGACCCGGTGACCACGCCCACCCCCGGCACCCCGACGCGCATCGATGCGCAGGTGTACACCGAGAACCGCTTTTCCGGCCTCGCCCTGGCCGACACCCTGGGCTTTTTCGACGACCGCCTGCTGCTGACCCTGGGGGCGCGTTGGCAGCGGGTCCAGGTGGATGACTGGAGCGATGGGGTGAAGGGCGACACGGCCTATGACGAGGAAAAGCTCTCGCCGTCGGGCGGGGTGCTGCTCAAGGTCACCGACCAGCTGTCGCTCTATGCCAACTACATGGAAGGCCTGAGCCAGGGCAAGATTGCCCCGTCGACGTCGATCAACGAAGACCAGATCTTCCCACCCTTCACCAGCCGCCAGGTCGAAGTCGGGGCCAAGTACGACCTGGGCCGCGTGGCGTTCACTGCCAGCGCCTTCCGTATCCGCCAGCCTGCCTACGAGACCAATCCCGGGACCCGCGTGTTCGGCCCCAATGGTAAGCGTGACAACCGCGGTATCGAGCTGAGCGTGTTCGGTGAGCCGCTAGGGGGCGTGCGCGTGCTGGGCGGGGTGATGTACATCGACAGCGAACTGACCGATACCGTGGGCGGTGCCTACGATGGCAACCGCGCCCCGGCGACACCTGAGTACAACGTCAACCTCGGTGCCGAATGGGATGTGCCTGGCGTGAACGGGCTGACCCTGACGGCGCGTGGTATCCATTCGAGTTCGCAGTACCTGGATCAGGACAACAGCAAGCAGATCGATGGCTGGGAAAGGTTCGACCTGGGGGCGCGATATGCCTTCAAGGTCGATGCTACCGAGGTGACTTTGCGCGCCAGCGTCGAGAATGTGCTGGATGAGCGTTACTGGGCTTCGGCGGGGGCATCGGATGACAGTGAGCCGGGGCTGACGTTGTCGACGCCGCGGACGTATTTGTTGTCGGCGACATTGGGTTTTTGA
- a CDS encoding FecR domain-containing protein codes for MSIANGNTREVVRAAARWLALVESGKAGDSELQRLAQWRASDATHEQAWQKAMQLRQRFSQLPSELALATLDRPQASRRALLKQALAVAAVLPTGWMLARQLPLETWTADVRTGVGERRQLALADGTLLALNTDSAVDIDLAARRLKLLRGEVAVSLPGSLGLAIEVPFGQVAVAFGDVCLRLFDEACRVSVVKGSASLQPLRGGALVLSAGQQARLYAEGAGAVRGLDEWTLGWREGALRLDDRPLGDLLRELRRYRPGVLRWSSALEALRVTGTFRLDDTDRVLTLLAASLPLEVNTRTRYWVTLVPREHHA; via the coding sequence ATGTCCATCGCCAACGGCAATACCCGCGAGGTGGTGCGCGCCGCCGCACGCTGGCTGGCGCTGGTGGAGTCTGGCAAGGCCGGTGACAGCGAGCTGCAACGTCTGGCGCAGTGGCGGGCCAGCGATGCCACGCACGAGCAGGCCTGGCAGAAGGCAATGCAACTGCGTCAGCGGTTTTCCCAATTGCCCAGCGAGTTGGCTCTGGCCACCCTCGATCGCCCGCAGGCCAGCCGCCGAGCACTGCTCAAGCAGGCGCTGGCTGTCGCGGCAGTGCTCCCCACCGGCTGGATGCTGGCGCGGCAGTTGCCGCTGGAAACCTGGACGGCCGATGTACGCACGGGGGTAGGGGAGCGTAGGCAGTTGGCCCTGGCAGACGGCACCTTGCTTGCCTTGAACACCGACAGCGCGGTCGACATCGACCTGGCGGCGCGCCGGCTAAAACTGCTGCGAGGCGAAGTGGCGGTGAGTCTGCCCGGCAGCCTGGGCCTGGCGATCGAGGTGCCTTTCGGCCAGGTAGCGGTCGCTTTCGGCGACGTCTGCCTGCGCCTGTTCGACGAGGCTTGCCGGGTGTCGGTGGTCAAGGGCTCGGCCAGCCTGCAGCCGTTGCGCGGTGGTGCCCTGGTGCTAAGCGCTGGTCAGCAGGCTCGGCTCTACGCAGAAGGCGCAGGTGCGGTTCGCGGCCTGGACGAATGGACCCTTGGCTGGCGCGAGGGTGCGCTGCGCCTGGACGACCGGCCCCTGGGCGATCTGCTGCGTGAGCTGCGCCGCTATCGCCCTGGGGTGCTGCGCTGGTCGTCGGCGCTGGAGGCCCTACGCGTCACCGGTACTTTCCGCCTGGACGACACCGACCGGGTCCTCACGCTGCTCGCTGCCAGCCTGCCGCTGGAGGTGAATACGCGTACACGTTACTGGGTCACCCTGGTGCCGCGAGAACATCATGCTTGA
- a CDS encoding sigma-70 family RNA polymerase sigma factor gives MTEAAPSQEHSLPALYRDHRGWLETWLRRRLGNAWDAADLSQDTFLKVLASHQSLADIREPRAYLLTVGKRLLSNFHQRRSLEQAYLEALAQLPEQSLPSPEQRWILLETLQALDALLDGLKAPVRKAFLWSQLEGLGYCEIAARLAVSERTVKRYMAQAYEHCLLAEL, from the coding sequence ATGACCGAAGCCGCGCCGTCCCAGGAGCACAGCCTGCCAGCCCTCTATCGCGACCACCGCGGCTGGCTGGAAACCTGGCTGCGCCGCCGTCTGGGCAACGCCTGGGATGCCGCCGACCTCAGCCAGGACACCTTCCTCAAGGTGCTCGCCAGCCACCAGTCACTGGCTGACATCCGTGAGCCTCGGGCTTACCTGCTGACCGTGGGCAAGCGGCTGCTGAGCAACTTTCACCAGCGGCGCAGCCTGGAGCAGGCCTACCTGGAAGCCTTGGCGCAGCTACCCGAGCAGAGCCTGCCGTCGCCTGAACAGCGCTGGATACTGCTGGAAACCCTGCAAGCGCTCGACGCGTTGCTCGACGGCCTCAAGGCCCCGGTGCGCAAGGCGTTTCTCTGGAGCCAGCTGGAAGGCCTGGGCTACTGCGAGATCGCCGCGCGCCTGGCAGTGTCCGAACGCACGGTCAAACGCTACATGGCGCAGGCCTACGAGCATTGCCTGCTGGCGGAGCTGTGA
- a CDS encoding DUF6508 domain-containing protein has protein sequence MLPTPADIDALIGFLPQLYPNGVPIEAYTFKEPHPWPIYAKVVDDFYEQARKDCWLDIDYRPTADRLVSEPGAIEQASLAQLQSLVTYYVRGERFCDGHWGTMIAKGYVQRLLTRLAQLREAM, from the coding sequence ATGCTCCCCACCCCGGCCGATATCGACGCGCTGATAGGCTTTCTGCCGCAGCTATACCCCAACGGGGTGCCCATCGAGGCCTACACCTTCAAGGAACCGCACCCTTGGCCGATCTACGCCAAGGTGGTCGACGACTTCTACGAACAAGCCCGCAAGGATTGCTGGCTCGACATCGATTATCGTCCCACCGCAGATCGCCTGGTCAGCGAACCTGGCGCCATCGAGCAAGCGAGCCTTGCGCAGTTGCAGAGCCTGGTGACCTACTACGTGAGAGGCGAGCGCTTCTGCGACGGGCATTGGGGCACGATGATTGCCAAAGGCTATGTGCAGCGCCTGCTCACGCGCCTGGCGCAGCTGCGTGAGGCCATGTAG
- a CDS encoding GNAT family N-acetyltransferase, producing MSNTSFRHPIDQDAERCYAIEIGAYEGDEAATLEKIRTRIAQYPEGFLLLETEGTIVGFINSGCAHEVVMSDEAFKELIGHDPLAPNVVIMSVVVDPAHQGKGYAKRLMTEFIARMHAQGKATIHLMCKERHVELYRKLGYQYVQPSPSDHGGMAWHEMVMAL from the coding sequence ATGAGCAACACCTCATTTCGCCACCCCATCGACCAGGACGCCGAGCGCTGCTACGCCATCGAAATCGGCGCCTACGAGGGTGACGAAGCCGCCACCCTGGAAAAGATCCGTACCCGGATCGCCCAGTATCCCGAGGGTTTCCTCCTCCTCGAAACCGAGGGCACCATCGTCGGTTTCATCAACAGTGGCTGCGCCCACGAAGTGGTGATGTCCGACGAGGCCTTCAAGGAACTGATCGGCCATGATCCGCTGGCGCCGAACGTGGTGATCATGTCGGTGGTCGTCGACCCGGCGCACCAGGGCAAGGGGTACGCCAAGCGACTGATGACTGAGTTCATCGCCCGCATGCACGCCCAGGGCAAGGCCACTATTCACCTGATGTGCAAGGAACGGCATGTCGAGTTGTATCGCAAGCTTGGCTATCAGTACGTGCAGCCGTCGCCCTCGGACCACGGTGGCATGGCCTGGCACGAAATGGTCATGGCGCTTTAA
- a CDS encoding AraC family transcriptional regulator, which yields MLSQHLLGDKLCLQLLPRMAYSARDPVRWHSLGITLERQRGVHAIDSDRRADFDTFAGVLAQTPVGVEVFSESARGGEYLVLRLEAALAQQLLPVTAQRVQAGGQRQALQQAMGLRRLLLACETDRLALEEAAMAFLAQARAPEAQPKVQPKAVVRVLDQIGDEHHLPLSLDQLANTYGHNALRFLRDFTQAIGLTPHAYLVQVRLQAARHLIEHTDQDLASLALEAGFAHQSHMGSAFRKHLGMTPGQYRLRAGLMAGKPAPAGPPRL from the coding sequence ATGCTGAGCCAGCACCTGCTGGGTGACAAGCTCTGCCTGCAGCTTCTGCCGCGCATGGCTTACAGTGCCCGCGACCCGGTGCGCTGGCATTCGTTGGGCATCACCCTGGAGCGCCAGCGAGGCGTGCATGCGATCGACTCGGACCGCCGTGCGGACTTCGACACCTTCGCCGGCGTGCTGGCGCAGACGCCGGTGGGCGTCGAGGTGTTTTCCGAGTCCGCCCGTGGCGGTGAATACCTGGTGCTGCGTCTGGAGGCGGCGCTGGCCCAGCAACTGCTGCCGGTTACCGCTCAGCGTGTCCAGGCCGGTGGGCAGCGACAGGCCTTGCAGCAAGCGATGGGGCTTCGACGTCTGCTGCTTGCGTGCGAAACCGATCGGTTGGCGCTGGAGGAGGCGGCAATGGCCTTCCTCGCGCAGGCCAGGGCTCCAGAGGCGCAGCCGAAGGTCCAGCCCAAGGCAGTTGTCCGGGTGCTGGACCAGATAGGCGACGAGCATCATCTGCCGCTCAGCCTGGATCAGTTGGCCAATACCTACGGGCACAACGCGCTTCGGTTCCTGCGCGACTTCACCCAGGCCATCGGCCTCACGCCGCATGCGTACCTCGTTCAGGTGAGGCTGCAAGCGGCTCGGCATTTGATCGAGCACACCGATCAGGACCTGGCCAGCCTTGCCCTGGAGGCGGGCTTTGCGCACCAGTCGCACATGGGCAGCGCGTTTCGCAAACACCTTGGCATGACGCCTGGGCAGTACCGCCTGCGGGCAGGCCTCATGGCCGGCAAGCCGGCTCCTGCAGGCCCCCCAAGGCTATGA
- a CDS encoding aspartate/glutamate racemase family protein has product MRTIGLIGGMSWESSAEYYRLINQQVRDRLGPLRSAQTLIYSVDFGPVEQAQHAGRWEDAAAVLLDAARRLEAGGADCVVLCTNTMHKVAAQIQAAVGIPFLHIADPAGQAARKAGATKVGLLGTAFTMEEDFLKSRLRPLGLDVLVPDATERQTVHRIIYQELCVGVIDEASRKAYQAIIESLAARGAQAIILGCTEIGLLIKPEHSSIPLLDTTELHARAAVAFALGD; this is encoded by the coding sequence ATGCGCACCATCGGCCTTATCGGCGGCATGAGCTGGGAGTCCAGCGCCGAATACTATCGCCTCATCAACCAACAGGTGCGTGACCGCCTGGGGCCCCTGCGGTCGGCGCAAACGCTAATCTACAGCGTCGACTTCGGGCCTGTCGAGCAAGCCCAGCATGCCGGGCGCTGGGAAGATGCCGCCGCGGTTCTGCTGGATGCGGCGCGGCGCCTGGAAGCCGGTGGCGCCGATTGCGTGGTGCTCTGCACCAACACCATGCACAAGGTCGCGGCGCAGATTCAAGCGGCGGTCGGCATTCCTTTCCTGCACATTGCCGACCCGGCAGGCCAAGCGGCACGCAAGGCCGGGGCGACGAAGGTCGGCCTGCTCGGTACCGCCTTCACCATGGAAGAAGATTTTCTCAAGAGCCGCCTGCGTCCCCTGGGGCTGGATGTCCTGGTGCCGGACGCCACCGAGCGGCAGACGGTGCATCGGATCATCTACCAGGAGTTGTGCGTGGGCGTTATCGACGAGGCATCGCGCAAGGCCTATCAAGCCATCATCGAATCGCTCGCCGCTCGCGGCGCCCAGGCGATCATTCTCGGCTGTACCGAAATCGGCCTGCTGATCAAGCCCGAGCACAGCTCCATCCCCTTGCTCGATACCACCGAGCTGCACGCCCGAGCAGCGGTAGCCTTCGCCCTCGGCGACTGA